TTATTGATAGCTGTTACCGGGAATGCGGAAAGTAAGTCGCTGTCGTAAGCAAACTCGAAACCATATTTTTCCTTTAAATCAAGTAATACCTGATTTAAAGGCGTTTTTCGCGTGTTAATTTCAATGGTGCCCTGCTTTTGTGCCAATAACTGTACGCCTATTAATAAAACAAAAACCAGGGAAACTAGTTTCTTCATTAACTTTCCTCTGTAACAAAATATACATTCTCGTTTTGTTTGGTATACTTCAAACTCATGGGTTTGCAAACAAAATCCAACACATCTTCAACGCTGTGTTGTTTCGAGAAATTGCTTCCAAAGTTACGATTATTTAATTCCGGATCGAGTTTTATTGTTACTGCATACTGGCGCTCAATTTCATCAATTACCTCTTTTAGTGGCCTGCCGGCGAAAAAGAAAAAGTTTTGTTTCCAGCTAACAGCTTTTTCTGTGTTAAACATTTTTGTTAAAACCAGTTTCCCCTCCTCCAGTTCGGCATGGTTTTGCGGCAATAAAACCACGGTTTCGTCTTTTCCCGTGTGCACCTGTACTTTCCCGGTTAAACAGGTTACCCGGTATTTTTTGTCGCGGGCAAAAATATTAAATGATGTACCCAAAACCTGTGTGGAGCCATATTTTGATTTCACCGTAAATTTTGAACCTTTCTCAACGTTAAAGAATCCTTCTCCTTCAAAATTCACCTTACGCTCCAACTTCCATTTTAAGGGGTAATAAACCAGTTTTGATGCCGCATTCATCTCAACAGTAGAGCCATCGGGTAATTCAGCGGTCATTCTTTCTCCGGGTAAACAGTTTATGGTTTTATGATAGGTTGACACCACTCCAAGTAGACCAACCAATACAAAAATTACGGCAGCCGCCACCCACTGAATTACATCCTGTTTAAAGGAAACAACATTGGCTGGTTTATCATCAATCTCTCGTTGCAATGTTGCCCAAATATCCTCTTCCGACCTGTTCCAGTTAATCTTTCCCTTCTCAAAGAGATCTTTTTCGAGGTGGTTTAAAGCCTTACTATGTAATTTTTTTTCACTCATTAGTGTTTAAGCTTGTTCTTAAATAAGCAAGTGCAAGTTTCATTCTTTTTTCTATTGCTTTTATACTAACACCTGTTATCTCGGCAATCTCTCTGTAACTCAGAGCTTCTACTCTGCTCATTAAAAAAACGGTTCGTTGTTTTTCCGGCATTTTAGCCAGTGCCAATCGGTAGTTTTCTTTCAACTGAGAAAACACCATCTCTTCTTCGGGCGATCTTGATTCGCCAGTGTATTCGAAATGATCAAAAAAATCGAATGAACGTTTTTCTTTGCGGCAATGTGAAACAAAAATATTGTTGGCAATTTTATAAAGTAGTCCCTTTACTCGTTTCAAATCAATCTGTAGTTGCTTTTCCCAGATGGTAAGAAAAACCTCCTGCGCAATGTCGGTTGCCAGTTCGGTATCTCCAGACCGGTAGAACACGTAGCTGCGAATTTGCGCAAAATGCTCATCAAATAGTTTTTTAAATTCTTTCTTAGTCAAAATCCGGAAGCAATTGTTTTAAGCAAAGTTACATTAGTTTGCGACTTTTGGGAAAAACGGCGGCAATATTCTCACCGCCATTTTTCGTAAAAATCACTATCCGTTGCCGTTTTGGCCATTACCGTTTTGATTGTCACTTTCCTGTTGACCGCCATTCTCATTCTTCTCTTCTTTACCCTTGTATTTCCTTTCCGATAAGTCGATTACCTGTTCACCGTCGGCATTGGTTAGCAAAGCGTAGTGGTCGCATTCATCGTCGCCTTCGCTGTATCCATAATCGAGTACCGATACAAGGTTACCTCCCAGGTGTACCTGTACCTCGCCTTCAACAATATACCGGCAAGTTGCCATTCGTTTTAAGGGTTGAGTAATTTCTTTGGTATAAGTTTCAGAAGAGCCATCGGGCCAGGTAATGGTGGCTGTCAACTCTCCAGTAATGTGCACCATATCATCACTTTGGTCTTCATCGGTATCTAAGCCATTACTCCATTGCCAAATTCGTTCAGCACTTCTTACAATGGTGGTTCCGTCAGGATAAACAAAGGTCAGTTCTGATTCGAATTTACGGTACGTACTGTCCACTTTATCAACTACAATTTCTGATGTTCCGTTAATCAGCAACGAATCTACACCAAAGTTGTTGTAAATTACTTCTCGCGTGTAATCCTGACTACTTCTGTGCGCCGAAATCTCAATCACAATTTCTCCGCTAAGCACTTTACCATTGTTTAATAAGGTGCTGTCGCCGTAGTTTAAGGTAATTGTTTTTGGGTAACCGCCATCGTCTCCTGATTCAATAGAAACATCGGGGCAATGATTTTTGTGGTAACGGAGCTTGTTACTCCAGGTAAAATGCTTGCCCATCTTCCACCAGCGCGACAACCAACCTTCAGCATTGGCAAAGAATTCTACCTCGTATGCCCCTTCTGTTGTTGCAGCTTCTGCATGAATTTCGGCTACAGCAATTTCAGCCGATTTCGCTGTTAACTCTGCGCTTATTTCAGGAATCTCAACACCATCATTAGTGTTGGTATTACATGAAAATAAAACTACTGCTAATGCAATAACTGTGAAACCAATAATTTTTTTCATCTGCTCAAAATTTAATTGTTTTTATCTAAATTAATCTCTCTTATCTCTTGCCAAAAACTTAACATCACCGGTATTTTTTAATAAAATACTATACCCAAAAAAACCTTAGGCATCATCAATTTCTTTTTTTAGTTGCCCTTTCTGAATATAATCCGCAATTCAAACTCAACACCCTACTTTTTTCTTGTAGTTTTTTCATTTATTTCCACCTGTCTTGCCAAGCGCCTGACAAACAATTTTTTGAAGGCCGATATTTTTTAAGCACTTTATACGTTTCCTTTGTGGATGGTATTCAAAATGCTTACTTTTGGCAGCTTAAATTTGTATTGATCATGAAGCTTAGTGTTGTTGTAATTATTGTTTTTTTGTTATTCATTTTTGGTGGCTACTCGCATGCTCAAAATAATTTGCAATCGAAAAACAATAACCCCAAAGTGGTGGTGGGAATTGTTGTAGAAAATATGCGCTCCGATTATATTCAGCGGTTTTGGGATAAATTTCAACCCAATGGATTTAAGAAAATTTATTCGCAGGGAGCCGTTTGCCAAAATGTAAAACTTACCCTGCACGAACAAAACTATGCCAGTGGCACGGCAACACTATTTACAGGTGTTCATCCATCTATTCACGGAATAGTTTCAAACCAATGGTACGACAGGTTAAAGAAAAAAGAGATTGATAGTACCGAAGACGACTATTATTTTACGGTGGGTGCCGATACCGATGCCGGTAATGCTTCGCCAGCAAACCTTTTGTCGACAACCCTTACCGATAACCTTAAAATTTTAAGTGGAGGAAAAGCCAAAGTATTTAGTGCGGCTTTAAACCGCGAATCGGCAATTTTTGCTGCCGGCCATGCCGCCGACGGGGCTTACTGGTTTGATACCGAATCGGGCCGTATGATTTCAAGTTCTTTTTATGTTAGTACTTTCCCCGATTGGGTGCGGGTGTTTAACAGCGAGAATTATGCCGACATTTACAGTCACCGCACCTGGACAACTTTACTGCCTGAAACCAGCTATACCGAATGCCTGCGCGACGACTACCTGCTTGAGCGAGGTTACTTTGGCGAGTTTAATACCTTTCCGCACGCCATTAACAAGTATATAAAAAGAACAGGCGATTTCAGGCCTTTTAAAACTACACCCTCTGCCAATATGATGATTAAAGATTTTACCCTTCGTCTGTTAGAAAACGAAGAGATTGGCAAAGATGATGTTACCGATTTTGTGACTGCTGTTTTTTCGAGCATGGATTACGAAAACAACTCATTCGGACCGGCTTCGCTTGAAATGATGGATACGTATCTATATCTCGACCAATATATTGGTGAACTGGTTGATGAGGCAGAGAAAAAATTTGGAAAGGACAATGTACTTTTCTTTCTAACAGCAAATACTTCGGCATCGTACCCCATTGAGTACCTGAAAGAAGAGTTTCACCTTACTGTTGACTATTTTAATGTGGAAAGTGCCATTGCTTTGCTTACTTCATACCTGAATATCACCTATGGAGAACAAAACTGGATTGAACATTATTCTGATTTACAACTTTACCTCGACCACGATATTATTAACAAAAGCAACAAGGTAAGCTTAAACGAGCTTCGGGAGGTATGTTCAAACTTTATCAATCAATTTACAGGAGTACAGGTTTCAATGCCGGCATTTCAGCTCGAGCAGGGTAGCTCTGCCAATGGTCTGTTTGAACCCTTGTACAACACTTACCATAAAAACCGCTCGGGAGACTTTATTTACACCTTGAAAGAAGGTTGGCAACCCGGCTACAAATTTAAACGGGTTAATTACACTGATCAATCGCGAATACCTATAATTTTATGGGGAGCGGGCATAAAACCACAACAAATTAATTCCACCTACAATGCTGCTGACCTGGTACCAACACTGGCGCAGCTAATTAATGTTCCTATTCCCGACAAATGCCAGGGAAAAATAATTAGTGAAATACTGAAAAAGTAAACGTTCTTACGAGTAACACCAGGCCGTTGCAATTAAAACAGATTAAATCCTTTCCTGCTCTTTTTTTCAGGCTTTAAATCTGCATGTACCTGCTCCTCCTTTTTGGGGCGGTTTTTACTGTTTATCCTTGGTTGTAAGCTAACCACAAGCGTAGTATCAGAAATGGCTTTTACAAGATGCATGGCCGGTTTAAAGCCACCTGTTGAAACCGATAAATTAACATCTCCTTTCTCAAGGATGAGTTTATAAAATCCATTCTGGTTCGTAATGGTGCCTATTCCTGAGTTTTTATCAAAAATACTAACATTCTCTAAAGCTTTTCCGTTGCTGCCATCGTTAACATAACCCGTTATGGCAACAACCTGGGCCCAACCGATACCTGGAATTACAAATAAAAGCAAGGCGAAATGGGTGATTAATACTGTTTTCATTCTTTGTATTGTTTCAAATTGTTTATGGCTCTATAAAAATAGACAAAAAAGAGCAGAGAAAGGTTGCTTTATGTTTCACACTTTATCAAAAAATCGTTAAATAATTCTTTATTATTTTTTAAAAAGCTAATCCTTATTTAGACTATATTGTATTCAACACCCATAAAACATTTTAAAGAACATAAAGTTACATGACAAAAGTTAGCCAATTCAGCTTATTTAAAAACAGACTTAATTACTATCATTGTTTTCTGCTGAATAACATCATGTTATCAAGCAAATACGTTATTTTTTTCTCAACTATCTGCGTACATTTGTTTATAGCTAATAAAGAATTTTATCTTTATTTAAAAGTAAAAATCAGCAACCGACCCTGCCGCAACCGGCGATCTATTTAACAATAACAACTAAAAACCATTTTATAAACAAAAACTTATCACATGGATCCAATCCAATCGTTAATTAAAGATCTTGCTGATAAACACGGACGACGCAGAGAAAGTGTTTTACCCATTATGCAAGGCGTTGTTGAGCATGAGAAATTTCTGTCGGAACGCTCAATGATTGAAATTGCAAGAGAGATTGACATTCCGGCTGCCGATGTTTATGGAACAGCAACCTTTTATTCATTTCTTGAGACAAAACCAGCAGGTAAATACACCATCAGGGTATGCAAAACTATTACCTGTGCAATGAAAGGTAAAAACCAGGTTTTATTTGCCATTCAAGACATGTTAAAAATTAAGTTAGGGGAAACCACCCCCGACAAACAATTTACGCTTTTAGAGACCAACTGCCTGGGATGGTGCCACAAGGCACCTGCAATGCTGATAAACGATGACGTTTATACTGAACTCACTCCCGAAAAAGTGAGGGAAATTCTGTCGAATTACATGAAACAAAACGTTCACCATTAAAAAAAGCAACTATGGCAAGTTCTCATCAACTAAAACGTGTTGATTTCATTTTCAGAAATGAAAACGACTGGGAAAAAATACTTTCCGCAACCATTAAAAAGAAACCGCAGGATTTAATTAATGAGCTGATAAGTTCAGAATTAAAAGGAAGAGGAGGCGCAGGGTTTCCAACCGGCCTAAAATGGAAACTAACTGCCGAGGCAAAAGAAAAACAGAAATACGTAATTTGTAATGCCGATGAAGGAGAGCCGGGAACTTTTAAAGACCGCGAAATTCTATCACGGGTGCCTTATAAAGTTTTAACGGCAATGGCCATTTGTGGTTACATCACCGGAGCTAACAAAGGCTTTATCTACCTGCGTGGCGAATACAAATTTTTGCAACCCGAACTAAACAAAGCCATTGACGAGTTTGACTACTATTGCAAAGAAATTAATCTCGATTTTAGCATTGAAATATTTATGGGCAGTGGCGCCTACATTTGCGGCGAAGAAACAGCTCTGATGGAATCGATGGAAGGAAAAAGGGGCGAACCCCGGAATAAACCACCGTTTCCAACACAAAGAGGCTACATGGGCAAACCCACCGTTATTAATAATGTTGAAACGCTGGTGCACACTTATACCATTTTTAAATACGGAGCAAAAAAATTCTACGATTTAGGCGTTCAATATTCCAGAGGAACCAAATTATTTTCGGTATCGGGCGATACACCAAAGCCGGGTATTTACGAACTTGAACTGGGGATGAGCCTGCAGGATTTTGTTTACGAGTTTGGCGATGGCGATACCAAAGCCGTGCAGGTTGGTGGAGCATCAGGATTTCTGGTTCCGCGTAAAAAGTTTAAAGATGCTGCTATCGGTTTTCGTGGAAAATTAACCGGCATATCGTTACCAACCGGAGGATCGATGATGCTTTTTAACAGCTCTCGATCAATGTTTAACGTGCTGGACAACTACCTCGAATTCTTCCGCGAAGAATCATGCGGACAATGCACTCCCTGCCGCGTTGGTTGCCAACAATTATTGTTGGGCATTAAGGCTGTAAAACGTGGAGACAAACCGGCTTCTTACCTTGACAAACTAATGCGGCTAACTGAAACCATGCAGTATACTGCAAAATGCGGATTGGGACAATCTGTAGCAAATTCATTTTCGTCGATTGTTGAGAATTTTAGAGAAGAGATGATTTATTAACCCGGAAAATGTATTGAAATGAGTAAAAAATTAAATATAACCATTAACGGTTTTCCGGTTGAAATTGCAGCCGGGAAAACCATTCTGGAAGCCGCAGAAGAGCAAGGAATTACCATTCCAACCTTATGCCATCATAAAGATTTGTGCGTTGCCGGAAACTGTCGCGTGTGTGTGGTTGAGGTAGCAGGGCAAAACCGCTTGTCGGCTGCATGTGCAACGCCTTGCGAAGAAGGAATGGAAGTGTTGACCAACAGTTTGAAAGTTCGTAACTCACGAAAACAAATCATTGAATTACTATTGGCAGAACACAATGCGGATTGCACCAAATGCTACCGAAACGGAAACTGCGAACTGCAAACACTGGCCTCGGAATACAAAATAATGACCCAGGACTTTCTCGAGCTCGTTCCCCTAAAACAATATAGTATTGATGCTTATTCGCCTTCAATAATGAAAGACGACAGCAAATGTATACGCTGCCAGCGATGCGTAAGAACCTGTGCCGAGCTGCAGGGTGTAAATGCGCTGACTGTTGCCCACAAAGGCGACAAAATGAAAATTACCACTTTCTTTGAGAAGGCTATGCGCGATGTGGTTTGTACCAATTGCGGGCAATGCATAAACCACTGCCCTACCGGAGCTTTGGTAGAGAAAAATTACATTGAGGAAGTTTGGGAAGCCATTGCAAATCCGAAAAAACATGTCGTAGTACAAACCGCCCCTGCAGTAAGAGTTGGTTTAGGCGAAGAACTGGGACTAAAACCGGGCAAACGCGTTACCGGACAAATGGTAGCCGCCTTAAAACGTTTAGGTTTCGACTCGGTACTCGATACCGATTTTACTGCCGACCTAACAATTATGGAGGAAGGTACCGAACTACTTACCCGTTTGAAAAAAGCCCTGGTAGATAAAGATGAGTCGGTTACACTGCCAATGGCAACATCTTGTTCGCCAGGATGGATTAAGTACATCGAGCACATGTATCCCGAACATTTGAATAACCTTTCAACCTGTAAATCGCCACAACAAATGTTTGGGGCACTGGTTAAAACCTATTATGCCAAAGCACGCAACCTTGAACCTGAAAATATTGTATCTGTTTCGATTATGCCGTGCACAGCAAAAAAATACGAGGCTTACCGCCCTGAAATGCATGATAGTGGCTACCGCGATGTAGACTACGTACTTACTACGCGAGAACTCGCCATTCTTATAAAACAAGCCGGTTTGGATTTTAACAAACTTGAACCGGTTAAGTACGACCGTTTAATGGGAGAATCATCGGGCGCAGCAGTAATTTTTGGTGCCACCGGAGGTGTAATGGAGGCTGCTTTACGAACAGCCTACGAAATTGTTACAGGCCGCGAAGTACCGTTTGACAACCTGAATATTACTCCTGTACGCGGCATGGATGGCATTCGCGAAGCTTCAATTAAAATTGACAATCCACTAAAAGAGTGGGCCTTTTTGGATGGGGTTGAGCTAAAATGTGCCGTTGCACACGGCTTAATAAATGCCAAAACTGTAATGGATTCAGTGAGAGCCGGAACTGCAGACTATCATTTTATTGAATTTATGGCGTGCCCCGGTGGTTGCCTGGGTGGTGGAGGCCAGCCTATTCCAACCAATCCCGAGATAAGGCAAAAACGTGCAGAAGCAATTTATGCTGAAGATGAAGGTTTAACGATACGAAAATCGCATGAAAATCCTGAGGTTCAGAAATTATATCACGATTTCTTAAAAGAACCGCTTGGCGAAATTTCGCACCACTTGCTGCATACAAAATACACCAAGCGCGAAAGGTATTAATTACTGTGCGAACAAATCATATAAATCCGGTATCTTTGGGTATCGGATTTTTTTATGAAACAATTTACAAGATATATTCCTTCACCAATTGGATGGCTCCGGTTATTATCGTCAGAAAAAGCGTTAACATCCATTAAATTTGTAGATACCAGCTCAAATTGGAGTGAGCAACAACCAACAATCCTTGGGCAAACTGCAAAGCAACTTGAAGCTTACTTTCAAGGAAATTTGAAATCGTTTAATCTTCAATTCGAACCGGAAGGAACACTGTTTCAGCAAAAGATATGGAAACTGGTGCAAGGAATAGAATACGGTGCAACGGCAAGCTATCTTGAAATTGCCCGGCAATCAGGATCAGAAAAAAATACGCGGGCAGTAGGTTTAGCCAACGGGAAAAATCCTATTCCAATTATAATTCCTTGTCATCGAATAATTGGAAGTTCGGGTAAACTCACCGGATATGCCGGAGGAATAGAACGCAAGCGCTGGCTGCTAAATCACGAAAGAACTAACACAAAAATTCCGGACCAACTATTCTAAATTAGGGAATATTGTCCCATATTGAAAACACAAAAAATACACTCTTAAAACTATCTTCCTGATATCATGCATTTTAATTTTATGGTATACGTTTTGTTTTAATGGTATCCGAAATCAGGAAGATAAAAAATAAGGATTTGAAATAAAGACTCCTTAAAAGAAATGGAACTCAATTTTGGGTTCCATTTTCTTTTGCTGGTAAATTGATATACCCTATATTCACAACAAAAAATATATG
Above is a genomic segment from uncultured Draconibacterium sp. containing:
- a CDS encoding FecR domain-containing protein; translation: MSEKKLHSKALNHLEKDLFEKGKINWNRSEEDIWATLQREIDDKPANVVSFKQDVIQWVAAAVIFVLVGLLGVVSTYHKTINCLPGERMTAELPDGSTVEMNAASKLVYYPLKWKLERKVNFEGEGFFNVEKGSKFTVKSKYGSTQVLGTSFNIFARDKKYRVTCLTGKVQVHTGKDETVVLLPQNHAELEEGKLVLTKMFNTEKAVSWKQNFFFFAGRPLKEVIDEIERQYAVTIKLDPELNNRNFGSNFSKQHSVEDVLDFVCKPMSLKYTKQNENVYFVTEES
- a CDS encoding sigma-70 family RNA polymerase sigma factor encodes the protein MTKKEFKKLFDEHFAQIRSYVFYRSGDTELATDIAQEVFLTIWEKQLQIDLKRVKGLLYKIANNIFVSHCRKEKRSFDFFDHFEYTGESRSPEEEMVFSQLKENYRLALAKMPEKQRTVFLMSRVEALSYREIAEITGVSIKAIEKRMKLALAYLRTSLNTNE
- a CDS encoding alkaline phosphatase family protein produces the protein MKLSVVVIIVFLLFIFGGYSHAQNNLQSKNNNPKVVVGIVVENMRSDYIQRFWDKFQPNGFKKIYSQGAVCQNVKLTLHEQNYASGTATLFTGVHPSIHGIVSNQWYDRLKKKEIDSTEDDYYFTVGADTDAGNASPANLLSTTLTDNLKILSGGKAKVFSAALNRESAIFAAGHAADGAYWFDTESGRMISSSFYVSTFPDWVRVFNSENYADIYSHRTWTTLLPETSYTECLRDDYLLERGYFGEFNTFPHAINKYIKRTGDFRPFKTTPSANMMIKDFTLRLLENEEIGKDDVTDFVTAVFSSMDYENNSFGPASLEMMDTYLYLDQYIGELVDEAEKKFGKDNVLFFLTANTSASYPIEYLKEEFHLTVDYFNVESAIALLTSYLNITYGEQNWIEHYSDLQLYLDHDIINKSNKVSLNELREVCSNFINQFTGVQVSMPAFQLEQGSSANGLFEPLYNTYHKNRSGDFIYTLKEGWQPGYKFKRVNYTDQSRIPIILWGAGIKPQQINSTYNAADLVPTLAQLINVPIPDKCQGKIISEILKK
- a CDS encoding carboxypeptidase-like regulatory domain-containing protein, with the translated sequence MKTVLITHFALLLFVIPGIGWAQVVAITGYVNDGSNGKALENVSIFDKNSGIGTITNQNGFYKLILEKGDVNLSVSTGGFKPAMHLVKAISDTTLVVSLQPRINSKNRPKKEEQVHADLKPEKKSRKGFNLF
- the nuoE gene encoding NADH-quinone oxidoreductase subunit NuoE; translation: MDPIQSLIKDLADKHGRRRESVLPIMQGVVEHEKFLSERSMIEIAREIDIPAADVYGTATFYSFLETKPAGKYTIRVCKTITCAMKGKNQVLFAIQDMLKIKLGETTPDKQFTLLETNCLGWCHKAPAMLINDDVYTELTPEKVREILSNYMKQNVHH
- a CDS encoding NADH-ubiquinone oxidoreductase-F iron-sulfur binding region domain-containing protein, with protein sequence MASSHQLKRVDFIFRNENDWEKILSATIKKKPQDLINELISSELKGRGGAGFPTGLKWKLTAEAKEKQKYVICNADEGEPGTFKDREILSRVPYKVLTAMAICGYITGANKGFIYLRGEYKFLQPELNKAIDEFDYYCKEINLDFSIEIFMGSGAYICGEETALMESMEGKRGEPRNKPPFPTQRGYMGKPTVINNVETLVHTYTIFKYGAKKFYDLGVQYSRGTKLFSVSGDTPKPGIYELELGMSLQDFVYEFGDGDTKAVQVGGASGFLVPRKKFKDAAIGFRGKLTGISLPTGGSMMLFNSSRSMFNVLDNYLEFFREESCGQCTPCRVGCQQLLLGIKAVKRGDKPASYLDKLMRLTETMQYTAKCGLGQSVANSFSSIVENFREEMIY
- a CDS encoding NADH-dependent [FeFe] hydrogenase, group A6 — encoded protein: MSKKLNITINGFPVEIAAGKTILEAAEEQGITIPTLCHHKDLCVAGNCRVCVVEVAGQNRLSAACATPCEEGMEVLTNSLKVRNSRKQIIELLLAEHNADCTKCYRNGNCELQTLASEYKIMTQDFLELVPLKQYSIDAYSPSIMKDDSKCIRCQRCVRTCAELQGVNALTVAHKGDKMKITTFFEKAMRDVVCTNCGQCINHCPTGALVEKNYIEEVWEAIANPKKHVVVQTAPAVRVGLGEELGLKPGKRVTGQMVAALKRLGFDSVLDTDFTADLTIMEEGTELLTRLKKALVDKDESVTLPMATSCSPGWIKYIEHMYPEHLNNLSTCKSPQQMFGALVKTYYAKARNLEPENIVSVSIMPCTAKKYEAYRPEMHDSGYRDVDYVLTTRELAILIKQAGLDFNKLEPVKYDRLMGESSGAAVIFGATGGVMEAALRTAYEIVTGREVPFDNLNITPVRGMDGIREASIKIDNPLKEWAFLDGVELKCAVAHGLINAKTVMDSVRAGTADYHFIEFMACPGGCLGGGGQPIPTNPEIRQKRAEAIYAEDEGLTIRKSHENPEVQKLYHDFLKEPLGEISHHLLHTKYTKRERY
- a CDS encoding methylated-DNA--[protein]-cysteine S-methyltransferase; translated protein: MKQFTRYIPSPIGWLRLLSSEKALTSIKFVDTSSNWSEQQPTILGQTAKQLEAYFQGNLKSFNLQFEPEGTLFQQKIWKLVQGIEYGATASYLEIARQSGSEKNTRAVGLANGKNPIPIIIPCHRIIGSSGKLTGYAGGIERKRWLLNHERTNTKIPDQLF